The following is a genomic window from Theobroma cacao cultivar B97-61/B2 chromosome 10, Criollo_cocoa_genome_V2, whole genome shotgun sequence.
GTATTTAGTTTTTActaatttagttgatttatgatttattttttttattttatttagattaggattcttttcttatttttattttaatacttttaagaattagtatttgattaggatagtcatgttctatttaggaatagaacacctattttatttaaatctcttattaattattctaattgtattaGATAACTAGGAGTAGAGTTTTATTAGGATTTGGGCCTATAATACTATAACTAGGACCCTTAGGCTTAGTTACGAGACATTCAGAATTAtgagttaataaataatattttcttaagtaaGAGTGCTTATTTCTCTAGGCTCTTTTAAAGAGTAAGAGGTTTTAATATCTTTGGCCTAGCCAATCAAAGTGAGATTTTGgctatttttcaccttagtggggttttcaaccttgccaagattggtgattcaccttagtggggttttcaacCTCGCCACGATTGGTGTTTTTCATAATGCCTAGGTGTCTTTACAACGCCCCGATGTCAGTTTGGTATCAGAACGGGAGGATTATTATTCGCTGCATAAGTTCAGATTCGCTGTCAAGTTTCGATACTCCCTGTACGggtaattttatttctttatagttatatcatcatctttttttttctacatcatcataaaaaataaaatgccGCCAAGACGTCAAAATCGTCAAAGAGATGATCACGAGATTGAGATTGCAGAACTACGTCAGCAAATTCAAGAATTACAAGAGCAACTCGCAAGACGTGATGCTCAAATAAACAATAGCAACTCTAGTGATGAAGAGAATGACACCAACccgtttcatcaaaatttgtCCTCTGATGAAGAAGTACCTATTCGTCGCCTGAGAACTGCTGCTACCAGAGATTTGGGAATCAAAGTCGACATTCTTGAGTTTGAAGGAAGACTTCATCCTGATGACTTCCTTGACTGGCTCTACACAGTAGAAAGAGTTTTTGAGCTCAAAGATATTCCCGATGAAAAACGTGTGAAGCTTGTggcaattaaattgaagaaacacGCTTCTATTTGGTGGGAAAATCTCAAAAGACAACGAGAAAGAGAAGGCCGTAACAAGATCAGAACATGGGATAAGATGCGTCGAGAACTCAAGCGTAAGTTCCTTCCTGAGCATTATCGAcaagaaatttttatcaaatttcataaCTTGAGGCAAAAAACAATGACGGTGGAAGAATATACAATGGAGTTCGAGCAACTTCACATGAAGTGCGATGTCCATGAGCCTGAAGAACAAACTGTAGCTCGTTATCTTGGGGGTCTCAATGTTGAAATTGCAGATGTTGTTCAACTACAACCATATTGGAACCTAAATGATGTCATCAGATTAGCATTAAAGGTTGAAAAACAACGATCACGAAAAAGGTCAATGAGTTCATCTAGACAACAAGAATCTATCTCAAATGATGAAAGTCAGAGTTCAGTAACCATTCCGCCTCCAAAGGTAAACTCTTCCAAAGCTGCAAGTAGTAACGATAAAAAGACTACTTTTACTCGTGCTTCTAATGTCAACAAAAAGTGCTTCAAATGCCAAGGATTTGGACATATTGCTTCTGATTGTCCGAATCGAAGAATTATTTCCTtagtagaagaagaagattatGTGAATTGGAAAAAATTAGAACCAGTCTATGATGAGTATGATGACGAAGAGATAGAAAAAGTTTCTGCTGACCATGGAGAAGCTCTTATTGTTCGTCGTAACCTTAACACTGCCCTGATGACTAAAGATGAAAGTTGGCTTCGTCACAACATATTTTATACAAGGTGCACATCCCAAGGGAAGGTTTGTAATGTCATTATTGATAGTGGAAGTTGTGAGAATGTTGTTGCCAACTACATGGTGAAAAAGTTGAAACTTCCAACTGAAGTACATCCTCATCCTTACAAGCTACAATGGCTGAGAAAAGGAAACGAAGTAAAGGTAACAAAGCGTTGTTGTGTTCAATTCTTTATTAGAAATAAGTATGAAGATGAAGTCTGGTGTGATGTTATCCCAATGGATGCATGCCACTTGTTGTTAGGGCGACCATGGCAATATGATCGTCGAGCTCACTATGATGGATACAAGAATACTTATTCTTTCATCAAAGATGGAGtaaaaattatgttgactCCATTAAAGCCAGAAGACcaaccaaagagacaagaggAAGATAAAGCACTCATCACTGTGCCTAGCTTAAGCAAAGCTTATTGTGAGTCAAACCATTTATGTCTCTTATTAGTCTCTAAGGAGAATAAAGTGTCTTCATCCTTATCCAATGATGGTCAAACAAAATTGATCAACCAAAGTTCGGGAAACTTATCAAGAAGCTTTGTGGATAACCATGCCGTTAACAAGACTACAGTTAAGTATGATTTTCCTATCCCTCGATTGGATAACATGTTCATTGGCTCTAAAGTGTTTTTGAAGATGGATTTGAAGAAAAGAGATCAACAAATTCGAATACGACTTGAAGATGAATGGAAAACAACCTTCAAAACAATGGATGAATTGATCAAATGGTTGGTATGGACTATGACAATATATGGATCCAGACATCAACATGGAGTATGTCCAGGCCTACTCGTCAGAGCCGAGTTTTTCTGACCCGAGGAGAATGACGCAGGAGCGTCTAGGATTGTATTTAGTTTTTActaatttagttgatttatgatttattttttttattttatttagattaggattcttttcttatttttattttaatacttttaagaattagtatttgattaggatagtcatgttctatttaggaatagaacatttattttatttaaatcttttattaattattctaattgtattaGATAACTAGGAGTAGAGTTTTATTAGGATTTGTAcctataatactataaataggacCCTTAGGCTTAGTTACGAGACATTCAGAATtgagagttaataaataatattttcttaagcaagagtgcttatttctctaggctcttttaaagagtaagaggttttaatatctttggcctagccaaccaaagtgagattttggctatttttcactttagtggggttttcaaccttgtcaagattggtgattcaccttagtggggttttcaacCTCGCCACGATTGGTGTTTTTCATAACGCCTAGGTGTCTTTACAACGCCCCGGCGTCATTGAGGAAAAAGTTCGCAACAAGCTCAGTTCATGGAAAGCTACGTCACTTTCCTTTACGGGCAAGCTTACCTTAATCAAGTCAGTAATTACTACCATTCCATACTATGCAATACAAACTTTGGCTATCCCGATGGAGGTTTACAAAGGAATTGATCAACTATGCCATAATTTTTTGTGGGGTGGAGATTCGAATAATAGTAAAGTCCATCTCATGAGTGGGAAAAATGCTTGCAAACCCAAGAAAGAGGGTGGTTTAGGGGTGAAGAAATGTTTTAGAACCATGAATGAGGCGTTTTTAATGAAGTAGTGTTGGTATTTGGTGACAAAATTGGATGCTCTGTGGGTTAAGATTTTACAtgcaaattataatataaataagctTATATCgaatcattttcataaaataggCGCTTCATCCTTTTAACTTGCTATTAGTCATGTTTAGAAAACATTTAAGCAACATGTAATGTAGGCTATTAGCAACGGACAAGTTGCAAAGTTCTAGAATGATAT
Proteins encoded in this region:
- the LOC18598561 gene encoding uncharacterized protein LOC18598561, whose product is MPPRRQNRQRDDHEIEIAELRQQIQELQEQLARRDAQINNSNSSDEENDTNPFHQNLSSDEEVPIRRLRTAATRDLGIKVDILEFEGRLHPDDFLDWLYTVERVFELKDIPDEKRVKLVAIKLKKHASIWWENLKRQREREGRNKIRTWDKMRRELKRKFLPEHYRQEIFIKFHNLRQKTMTVEEYTMEFEQLHMKCDVHEPEEQTVARYLGGLNVEIADVVQLQPYWNLNDVIRLALKVEKQRSRKRSMSSSRQQESISNDESQSSVTIPPPKVNSSKAASSNDKKTTFTRASNVNKKCFKCQGFGHIASDCPNRRIISLVEEEDYVNWKKLEPVYDEYDDEEIEKVSADHGEALIVRRNLNTALMTKDESWLRHNIFYTRCTSQGKVCNVIIDSGSCENVVANYMVKKLKLPTEVHPHPYKLQWLRKGNEVKVTKRCCVQFFIRNKYEDEVWCDVIPMDACHLLLGRPWQYDRRAHYDGYKNTYSFIKDGVKIMLTPLKPEDQPKRQEEDKALITVPSLSKAYCESNHLCLLLVSKENKVSSSLSNDGQTKLINQSSGNLSRSFVDNHAVNKTTVKYDFPIPRLDNMFIGSKVFLKMDLKKRDQQIRIRLEDEWKTTFKTMDELIKWLVWTMTIYGSRHQHGVCPGLLVRAEFF